Below is a window of Halobaculum lipolyticum DNA.
ACGGTCTCCAGCGCGTCGATGCCGTCCCACGCCGGCTCCGGGAGGTCGGCGAACTCCTCGGGACGGACCTTCGCCGGACAGCGCGTCGCGAAGCGACAGCCCTCGGGAGGGTCGCGCGGCGATGGCGGCGTCCCCCGGAGCGTGACGCGGTCGCGGTCGGTGCCGGTGTGGCTCCCCGGGATCGCCGACAGCAGCGAGAGGGTGTACGGGTGTGCCGGGTCGCCGTACACCGACTCGGTGTCGCCCAGCTCGACGATGTCGCCGAGGTACATCACGGCGACGCGGTCGGCGATGTGGCGGACGACCGAGAGGTCGTGGGCGATGAACAGGTAGGTGAGACCAAGTTCCTCCTGGAGGTCCTCGAGGAGGTTGATCACGCGGGCCTGCACGCTCACGTCGAGCGCCGACACCGGCTCGTCGAGCACCATGAACTCCGGTTCGAGCGCGAGCGCGCGGGCGATGCCGACGCGCTGGCGTTGGCCGCCGGAGAACTGGTGGGGGTAGCGGTAGTAGTGCTCCTCGTTCAGCCCGACGAGGTCGAGCAGGTCGAACACGCGTTCGCGGCGCTCCCCGGGGGTTCCCCGGCCGTGGGCGTCCAGCGGCTCCCTGACGATCTCGCCGACGGTCATCCGATCGTTCAGGCTGGCCTCGGGATCCTGGAACACCATCTGGGCGTCGCGCTGCCACTCGCGCAACTGCGTGCCCGAGAGGCTCGCGACGTCGCGACCGTCGGAGACGACCTCGCCGCCGGTGGCGGTCTCCAGCCCGAGGATCGTCCGGCCGAGGGTGGTCTTCCCGCAGCCCGACTCCCCGACCAGCCCGAGCGTCTCGCCTTTGCGTACGTCGAGGGAGACCCCGTCGACGGCTTTCACCGGCTCGTCGCCGAGGAAGCCGTCGTCGTCGTAGTACTTCTCGAGGTCGCGGATCTCGACGAGCGGCTCTCCGGGGGCGACGCCGTCGTCGTCCGCCGACGGTGTCGTGTCGGACCGCCCCGCGTCGTCGGGGGTCTCCTGCCGGCTCACGGGCGATCACCCCCGTCGGCCGCGGCGTCGCCCTCGACGGCGGCGCTCCCGGAGGCCGGATCGACCGGGGGCGAGTGGTCGTACGCCTCCTCGTGGAGCAGACACGCGACGCCGTGGTCGCTGCCGACGTCGACGTGCTCCGGGTGGACGTCCTCGCACGCGTCGAACGCCTCCGGGCAGCGGTCGGCGAAGCGACAGTCGCTCGGCGGCCCCGTCGGCGTCGGCACCTCGCCTTCGATCGTCGGCAGGCGGTCCTCCGCGGCCGTCCGGCCGGGGATCGACGCGAGCAGCCCGCGCGTGTACGGGTGTGCGGGCGACTCGAACAGGTCGTCGACGGCGGCCGACTCGACGACCTCGCCGGCGTACATCACGTTGACGCGGTCGGCCGTCTCCTCGATGACGCCCATGTCGTGGGTGATGAACAGGATCGCCAGATCCTCCTCGCGCTGGAGGTCCTCCAGCAGTTCGAGGATCTGCGCTTGGATCGTCACGTCGAGGGCGGTCGTCGGCTCGTCACAGATCAGTAGGTCCGGGTCACACGCCAGCGCCACGGCGATCACCGCGCGCTGGCGCATCCCGCCCGAGAACTGGTGGGGGTACTCGTTCACGCGCCGGCGGGCGTCGGGGATGCCCACCGCCTCCAGCAGGCGGACGGCCTCCTCGCGGGCGGCCGTCCCGCGCAGCCCCTGGTGGATCCGGAGCGTCTCGCGGATCTGGTTGCCGACTGTGTACACCGGGTTCAACGAGTTCATCGGGTCCTGGAACACGATCGAGAGGTCCCCGCGGTGGTCGTCCCAGTTTCCGCCGGTGAGTTCGTCGCCCCGGTAGCGTATCGAACCGGACTCGATCACGCCCGGGGAGTCGACGAGACCGAGGACCGAGCGGGCGGTGACCGACTTGCCCGACCCAGACTCGCCGACGATGCCGAGCGTCTCCCCCTCCGCGACCGAGAAGGAGACGCCGTCGACCGCGTGGATCGTCTCCTTGTCCGTGTAGAACACGGTGGTGAGGTCCTCGACCTCCAGCAGCACCTCGTCGCCGTCGGTCCGGGCGGCGTCGCTCGGCGCCATCAGGCGCCACCCCCGCGACCGCTGGCGCCGCCCTGGTGTTCGGCGTCGGACTCCGGATCGATCGCGTCACGGATGCCGTCGCCGAGGGCGTTGAACCCGGTGACCACGAGGGTGATCAGGACGCCGGGGATGAGCGAGATGTGCCAGGAAGCGGTCGTCACGTACTCTTGGCCGGCGTTCACCGCCCGCCCCCACTCGGGGGTCGG
It encodes the following:
- a CDS encoding ABC transporter ATP-binding protein, encoding MSRQETPDDAGRSDTTPSADDDGVAPGEPLVEIRDLEKYYDDDGFLGDEPVKAVDGVSLDVRKGETLGLVGESGCGKTTLGRTILGLETATGGEVVSDGRDVASLSGTQLREWQRDAQMVFQDPEASLNDRMTVGEIVREPLDAHGRGTPGERRERVFDLLDLVGLNEEHYYRYPHQFSGGQRQRVGIARALALEPEFMVLDEPVSALDVSVQARVINLLEDLQEELGLTYLFIAHDLSVVRHIADRVAVMYLGDIVELGDTESVYGDPAHPYTLSLLSAIPGSHTGTDRDRVTLRGTPPSPRDPPEGCRFATRCPAKVRPEEFADLPEPAWDGIDALETVLRERAALDTGVTDRLRRRLGLGTDADDIDEVVADLFGWHPDEGASTDGDGPLSPDARSAVGDAVEFARRGDDEAAASVLREAFGSVCNRERPDAHVVDDGRTSACVRHGDGYESPTAVIDDRYVRDDD
- a CDS encoding ABC transporter ATP-binding protein, yielding MAPSDAARTDGDEVLLEVEDLTTVFYTDKETIHAVDGVSFSVAEGETLGIVGESGSGKSVTARSVLGLVDSPGVIESGSIRYRGDELTGGNWDDHRGDLSIVFQDPMNSLNPVYTVGNQIRETLRIHQGLRGTAAREEAVRLLEAVGIPDARRRVNEYPHQFSGGMRQRAVIAVALACDPDLLICDEPTTALDVTIQAQILELLEDLQREEDLAILFITHDMGVIEETADRVNVMYAGEVVESAAVDDLFESPAHPYTRGLLASIPGRTAAEDRLPTIEGEVPTPTGPPSDCRFADRCPEAFDACEDVHPEHVDVGSDHGVACLLHEEAYDHSPPVDPASGSAAVEGDAAADGGDRP